One Atribacterota bacterium DNA segment encodes these proteins:
- a CDS encoding rubrerythrin family protein, translated as MGKLKGTETEKNLLAAFAGESQARNRYTYFASVAKKEGYEQIAAIFQETADNEKEHAKRFFKLLEGGEVEIKASYPAGVIADTAQNLKAAADGELLEWGTIYKDAAQVARQEGFAKVAIQFEEIAKVEMHHEARYRKLLENLKKGSVFKKDKKVTWHCRNCGYVLEAKEAPNKCPACEHPQAFFQLKADNF; from the coding sequence ATGGGTAAATTAAAAGGCACAGAGACAGAAAAGAATTTATTGGCGGCATTTGCCGGTGAATCACAAGCCAGAAATAGATATACTTATTTTGCTAGTGTTGCTAAAAAAGAAGGATATGAACAAATTGCTGCCATATTTCAGGAAACCGCTGATAATGAGAAGGAGCATGCCAAAAGGTTTTTTAAGCTCTTAGAAGGTGGTGAGGTAGAGATTAAGGCAAGTTATCCTGCTGGAGTAATTGCGGATACAGCTCAGAACCTGAAAGCGGCTGCTGATGGCGAGCTATTGGAATGGGGGACTATCTATAAAGATGCTGCTCAGGTAGCCCGGCAGGAAGGATTCGCGAAAGTGGCTATACAATTTGAGGAAATAGCTAAAGTAGAAATGCATCATGAGGCAAGATATCGAAAATTACTGGAGAACTTGAAAAAGGGCAGTGTCTTTAAAAAGGATAAAAAGGTAACCTGGCATTGCCGAAATTGTGGTTATGTTTTGGAAGCCAAAGAAGCTCCCAATAAATGCCCAGCTTGTGAACATCCACAAGCTTTTTTCCAGTTGAAGGCAGATAATTTTTAA
- a CDS encoding 2-oxoacid:acceptor oxidoreductase subunit alpha: MKRVIKSITPEQDISIVLCGEAGQGIQTVEQLLTRILKLSGYYVFATKEYMSRVRGGSNSTQIRVSSNPVQAPIARIDLLIPLDKEAIKHVSSRLDKHTIIIGDRERLDTDKKVIQVSFLKIAQEIGKSIYANIIAVGLLLGLLDGDIKVGKHFLKEYFTQKNKEEFVADNIKALEMGCQEAQRLIKEGQIKHKQFSRLEKSNKAKNNLLLSGAEAVGLGAIAGGCNFISSYPMSPSTGVLVFLAQYAHDFNIIAEQAEDEISAINMALGAWYAGARAMITTSGGGFALMTEGLSLAGMLESPLVIHLSQRPGPATGLPTRTEQGDLQLALYAGHGEFPRIILAPANIEDAYKLTQKAFYWADQYQIPVFILTDQYTMDTYYNMKKLSVPRGEIVRFIIQTDSDYQRYNLKVRDGVSPRGIPGFGEGLIRVDSDEHDEMGLITEDMEIRKRMVEKRNTKWHWLKKEALIPTLIGATDYRVLCVGWGSTYNIIKEALNRLDKPDIALLHFQQVYPISETSTNYLNRAEQVISIENNFGGQFSQLLEMQTGISIGTRILKYNGLPFYADELAQEINNILKGKGGQK; the protein is encoded by the coding sequence ATGAAAAGAGTAATAAAATCAATAACTCCGGAACAGGATATTTCTATTGTTCTTTGTGGCGAAGCAGGGCAAGGAATTCAAACGGTAGAACAATTGTTGACCAGAATATTAAAACTATCCGGTTATTACGTTTTTGCAACCAAGGAATATATGTCTCGGGTGAGAGGTGGAAGTAACTCTACTCAGATACGAGTATCCAGTAATCCGGTTCAAGCTCCCATTGCTCGTATTGATTTATTGATACCACTGGACAAAGAAGCTATAAAACATGTTTCCTCCCGGCTTGATAAGCATACCATTATTATTGGAGACCGGGAAAGGCTTGATACTGATAAAAAAGTGATCCAGGTATCATTTCTAAAGATAGCCCAGGAGATAGGCAAGTCAATTTATGCCAATATTATAGCAGTAGGGCTATTATTAGGATTGCTGGATGGAGATATCAAGGTTGGTAAGCATTTTTTGAAGGAATATTTTACCCAGAAGAACAAAGAGGAGTTTGTAGCAGATAATATAAAAGCCTTAGAAATGGGTTGCCAAGAAGCTCAGAGATTAATCAAAGAAGGTCAGATAAAACACAAACAATTTTCAAGACTGGAGAAATCAAATAAGGCGAAGAATAATCTATTGCTTAGTGGCGCAGAGGCAGTGGGATTAGGAGCAATAGCAGGGGGATGTAATTTTATCTCTTCCTATCCTATGTCACCCTCAACCGGCGTACTGGTCTTTTTAGCTCAGTATGCTCATGATTTTAATATTATTGCCGAGCAGGCTGAGGATGAAATAAGTGCCATTAATATGGCTCTAGGAGCCTGGTATGCGGGAGCACGTGCTATGATTACTACCTCCGGAGGAGGTTTTGCCCTTATGACTGAAGGTCTCAGTCTGGCTGGTATGTTAGAGAGCCCCCTGGTTATTCATCTATCTCAACGTCCTGGGCCAGCTACCGGTTTACCTACCCGAACCGAGCAGGGTGATTTACAATTAGCCCTCTATGCTGGTCATGGAGAATTTCCCCGAATAATACTTGCTCCAGCTAATATTGAGGATGCCTATAAACTCACTCAGAAAGCATTTTACTGGGCTGATCAATACCAGATTCCGGTCTTTATTTTAACTGATCAGTATACAATGGACACTTATTACAATATGAAAAAATTAAGTGTTCCCAGGGGGGAGATAGTCCGCTTTATTATCCAGACAGATTCTGATTATCAAAGGTATAATCTGAAGGTGAGGGATGGAGTTTCGCCAAGAGGGATTCCGGGCTTTGGTGAAGGCTTAATTCGGGTAGATAGCGATGAACATGATGAAATGGGTCTTATTACTGAGGATATGGAAATTAGAAAGAGAATGGTAGAAAAAAGAAATACCAAATGGCATTGGTTGAAAAAAGAAGCTTTAATACCAACACTGATCGGAGCTACTGATTATCGTGTTTTATGTGTGGGTTGGGGATCGACTTATAACATTATAAAAGAGGCATTAAATAGGTTAGATAAACCTGATATTGCTTTGCTTCATTTCCAGCAGGTTTATCCTATTTCTGAGACAAGCACTAATTATTTAAATAGAGCAGAGCAGGTTATTTCTATAGAAAACAATTTTGGTGGTCAGTTCAGTCAATTGTTGGAAATGCAAACGGGTATCAGTATAGGAACGAGGATATTAAAATATAATGGATTGCCTTTTTACGCTGATGAGTTGGCTCAAGAAATTAATAATATTTTAAAGGGGAAAGGAGGTCAAAAATGA